A region of Ornithodoros turicata isolate Travis chromosome 5, ASM3712646v1, whole genome shotgun sequence DNA encodes the following proteins:
- the LOC135395772 gene encoding uncharacterized protein LOC135395772, whose translation MSSQRRLQQLLTNEELGDQKPTQLLRRMRALVGDATLDSSLLQELFLQRLPAEARRILAAAGSTSLEDLAKLADRILDHSPAASATIASFDHTPPPARPDTDLSGIPAAMVAITSTIQNMNAAMASLTAMVAGISTRNRSPSPVGRQDNRRRRYSSRCRFPSPAHSQDSPFCWYHFNFGGRAQKCKPPCTWPGNGPTSN comes from the coding sequence ATGTCTTCCCAACGTCGCCTGCAGCAGCTTCTCACCAACGAAGAGCTCGGCGACCAGAAGCCAACCCAGCTTCTTCGACGGATGCGAGCTCTAGTTGGCGACGCAACTCTAGATTCATCGCTTCTCCAAGAACTGTTTCTGCAACGTCTGCCCGCGGAAGCACGTCGCATCCTTGCTGCGGCAGGCAGCACTTCCTTAGAAGACCTTGCCAAGCTTGCTGACCGTATACTTGACCACTCGCCGGCGGCATCGGCTACCATCGCCTCCTTTGACCACACGCCTCCTCCTGCGCGTCCTGACACCGACCTCTCTGGCATACCTGCTGCAATGGTAGCCATCACTTCAACGATACAGAACATGAACGCCGCCATGGCGAGTCTCACGGCAATGGTGGCTGGCATTTCCACCCGCAACAGGTCCCCCTCTCCCGTCGGTCGCCAAGATAACCGACGGCGCCGTTACTCCAGCCGTTGCCGTTTCCCCTCACCAGCACACTCGCAGGACAGCCCGTTTTGCTGGTATCACTTTAACTTCGGTGGCAGAGCTCAGAAGTGCAAGCCCCCGTGCACCTGGCCGGGAAACGGTCCAACCAGCAACTGA
- the LOC135394401 gene encoding uncharacterized protein LOC135394401, with the protein MGVSVKVRKLLPLVSVTSFFLSAVAALVPFLTLQLRSLGLSDEEVVIIHTAAAFCSSLGPVILGLLAEKWSKYRGALFVSIFFAGIGYVALLVIPKIVRVPRTPLVEFDCPSGLYLERCPDWDSCSGSRLNPKGIATFRLANCQYNCPQDGAHNTSAIQPIHFCFQSHEGNVCVFHEAGSKENSTVEFRASFLAATARTLYGVKANEFREYAGRKGADQDAVIDVCSFDLLAPILVNQKQFSDYICRPHPENCFIRCSVTIADALGRQMHSAPCVGVQADPRLTFWAALGVRLFADFWAISAFYLLEAVTILSINDFNGLYGKIKLWAAFGMTLFSAIAGLLVDYYSSIAGTTDYSPAVLLFAGLALIACALILSLPSMDEKKLNLTNSYAYTLTPEPRFCSLDMTFLVILVLLLGCIWGYLEMYLHWIYVDMGGNNLLIGLSIAIPMGCSAPFIAIAKSLVRNIGRANLLVFAFMFYATRTAGLSYVTARWWTMPFEAMEAFTLPVLWVALVSYGQKLVSTRQRLTIQCLLIVLHFCIGRGAGSISGYFLNDAFGYRATFRGIAVVSASAGILYLFLYHTCIRRMRRRASRKRASMPATINGGWYPMQNSRANGDTPAHRPMMRDQDDSDTGGFEDGVSGRNSWNKRDYHAMK; encoded by the exons ATGGGAGTCAGCGTTAAAGTGCGGAAGCTACTTCCTTTGGTCTCTGTGACATCATTCTTCTTATCAG CGGTAGCCGCTCTTGTTCCATTCCTAACACTCCAGTTACGATCTTTGGGATTGTCGGACGAAGAAGTCGTCATCATCCACACGGCTGCCGCCTTCTGCAGTTCCCTTGGCCCTGTCATCCTAGGACTCCTAGCGGAAAAGTGGTCCAAATACAGGGGTGCACTGTTTGTTTCCATCTTTTTCGCAGGCATTGGTTATGTCGCGCTTCTTGTAATCCCTAAGATAGTTCGCGTTCCACGGACTCCCCTCGTGGAATTCGACTGCCCTTCAGGTTTGTACCTAGAAAGGTGTCCAGACTGGGACTCGTGCTCGGGATCACGCCTTAACCCAAAAGGCATTGCCACATTCCGCCTAGCCAACTGCCAGTACAACTGTCCGCAAGATGGAGCTCACAACACTTCTGCGATTCAACCCATTCACTTCTGTTTTCAAAGTCATGAGGGAAACGTGTGTGTCTTTCACGAAGCCGGAAGTAAGGAGAACTCAACGGTGGAATTTAGGGCAAGCTTCCTCGCGGCGACAGCGAGGACGTTATACGGCGTTAAAGCCAATGAGTTTCGGGAATACGCTGGACGGAAGGGCGCAGACCAGGATGCCGTGATTGACGTTTGTAGTTTCGATCTTCTGGCACCAATCCTTGTCAACCAGAAGCAGTTTTCAGACTATATATGTAGGCCACATCCGGAAAATTGTTTCATTCGTTGCTCCGTGACTATAGCAGATGCCCTTGGACGACAAATGCATTCTGCACCGTGCGTGGGGGTACAGGCTGACCCCCGACTGACATTCTGGGCTGCTCTTGGTGTGAGACTGTTTGCAGACTTTTGGGCAATCAGTGCATTCTACCTGTTAGAAGCCGTTACCATTCTCAGCATCAATGATTTCAATGGTCTCTACGGGAAGATCAAGCTATGGGCTGCGTTCGGCATGACTCTGTTCTCTGCTATCGCTGGATTGTTGGTAGATTACTATAGCTCGATTGCGGGAACGACCGACTATAGCCCAgctgtactgctttttgctggGTTGGCCCTGATAGCTTGTGCTCTTATTCTGTCTTTGCCTTCCATGGATGAAAAGAAGCTGAACTTGACCAATAGCTATGCTTACACCCTGACTCCTGAGCCGCGTTTCTGTTCATTGGACATGACGTTTCTTGTCATTTTGGTACTACTACTCGGTTGCATATGGGGATACCTGGAGATGTACCTGCATTGGATATACGTGGACATGGGCGGCAATAACCTTCTCATCGGCCTATCCATAGCTATTCCCATGGGTTGCTCTGCGCCCTTCATAGCCATAGCCAAGAGCTTGGTTCGGAATATTGGTCGGGCTAACTTGCTGGTGTTTGCCTTCATGTTCTATGCCACACGGACAGCTGGCTTGTCGTACGTGACTGCGCGTTGGTGGACGATGCCTTTTGAAGCGATGGAAGCATTCACATTGCCTGTGCTGTGGGTCGCCTTGGTATCCTATGGGCAGAAGCTCGTGTCCACAAGGCAGAGATTGACTATCCAGTGCCTGCTGATCGTCTTGCACTTTTGTATAG GTCGTGGTGCTGGCAGCATATCGGGATACTTCCTAAATGACGCCTTCGGCTATCGGGCTACGTTCAGAGGCATCGCAGTGGTTTCGGCTAGTGCGGGAATTCTTTACCTCTTCCTCTACCACACGTGCATCCGAAGAATGCGAAGAAGAGCAAGTCGCAAGCGAGCATCGATGCCGG CAACAATCAATGGCGGCTGGTACCCGATGCAGAATTCACGGGCTAACGGCGACACTCCGGCACATAGGCCAATGATGAGGGATCAAGACGATTCTGATACTGGAGGCTTTGAAGATGGCGTCAGTGGAAGAAACAGCTGGAACAAGAGAGACTACCACGCCATGAAATAA